Proteins co-encoded in one Candidatus Thiodictyon syntrophicum genomic window:
- the aceF gene encoding dihydrolipoyllysine-residue acetyltransferase: MAHLETILLPDIGDFAEVEIIEILVAPGERIEPEQSLLTLESDKATMEIPAPRGGVIQDLLVKVGDKIAAGSPLMTLATQDAAAPPPAASPVAEPTAASPTAAPTQAAAPAVSGVGETISVLLPDIGDYAEVPVIEILVAPGERVEQDQSILTLESDKATMEVPSPQAGVVEGIAVQLGDKLSQGDLILTLRVDGGGAAAPTAVAPAPAAEPPAKPAPTPPQRAPGEAERRQAPVPLRPDDLAAIGAAGRKAHASPTVRRLARELGVDLILVKGSGPKDRVLREDVQGYVKRTLAQGAAASAAGALPFALPAAAAVDFSKFGPVEVKELSRIQKLSGRHLHRCWLSIPHITQFDEADITELEAFRKAQKDAAEAAGVKLTFLPFLLKAVATALNRMPTVKSSLTPDGDALVMKHYTHIGVAVDTPNGLVVPVVRDVDKKGIYDLARDLMDFSKKARDGKLLPGDMQGGCFTISSLGGIGGTAFTPIVNAPEVAILGVSRSDTKPVWNGKEFVPRLMLPLSLSYDHRVIDGAAGARFTTLLGRLLGDIRTLLL; this comes from the coding sequence GTGGCACACCTCGAAACCATCCTGTTGCCCGACATCGGCGATTTCGCCGAGGTCGAGATCATCGAGATCCTGGTCGCCCCCGGCGAGCGGATCGAACCCGAACAGTCACTCCTGACCCTGGAGAGCGACAAGGCGACCATGGAGATCCCGGCGCCGCGCGGCGGGGTGATCCAGGACCTCCTGGTCAAGGTCGGGGACAAGATAGCGGCCGGCAGCCCGCTGATGACACTGGCGACGCAGGATGCGGCGGCGCCGCCCCCCGCGGCGTCGCCAGTGGCCGAGCCGACGGCGGCCAGCCCGACGGCGGCCCCGACCCAGGCCGCAGCCCCAGCCGTGAGCGGGGTCGGCGAGACCATCTCAGTCCTGCTCCCGGACATCGGTGACTACGCCGAGGTGCCCGTGATCGAGATCCTGGTGGCCCCGGGCGAGCGGGTGGAACAGGATCAATCCATCCTGACCCTGGAGAGCGACAAGGCGACCATGGAGGTCCCCTCGCCGCAGGCCGGCGTAGTAGAGGGTATCGCGGTCCAACTCGGGGACAAACTGAGCCAGGGCGACCTGATCCTGACGCTGCGGGTGGATGGCGGCGGCGCGGCGGCGCCGACGGCAGTTGCTCCAGCCCCGGCCGCGGAACCGCCCGCCAAGCCCGCGCCGACGCCCCCCCAGCGCGCCCCTGGCGAGGCCGAGCGGCGTCAGGCCCCGGTGCCCCTGCGTCCGGACGACCTGGCCGCCATCGGTGCTGCCGGTCGCAAGGCCCACGCCAGCCCCACGGTGCGGCGTCTGGCGCGGGAGCTGGGCGTTGACCTGATCCTGGTCAAGGGGTCAGGGCCCAAGGACCGCGTGCTGCGGGAGGACGTGCAGGGATATGTCAAGCGCACCCTGGCCCAGGGGGCCGCGGCGTCCGCCGCGGGCGCCCTGCCCTTCGCGCTCCCCGCCGCGGCGGCCGTGGACTTTTCCAAGTTCGGACCCGTCGAGGTCAAGGAACTCTCCCGCATCCAGAAGCTCAGCGGCCGGCACCTGCACCGGTGCTGGCTCTCGATCCCGCACATCACCCAGTTCGATGAGGCGGACATCACCGAGTTGGAGGCCTTCCGCAAGGCGCAGAAGGACGCCGCGGAGGCGGCGGGGGTGAAACTGACCTTCCTGCCCTTCCTGCTCAAGGCCGTCGCCACGGCCCTGAACCGCATGCCCACGGTCAAGTCGTCCCTGACCCCGGACGGCGACGCACTGGTGATGAAGCACTACACCCATATCGGCGTCGCTGTGGACACCCCCAACGGGCTGGTGGTCCCGGTGGTGCGCGACGTGGACAAGAAGGGCATCTACGACCTGGCCCGGGACCTGATGGATTTCAGCAAAAAGGCCCGAGACGGCAAGCTCCTGCCCGGCGACATGCAGGGCGGCTGCTTCACCATCTCCAGCCTCGGGGGCATCGGCGGCACCGCCTTCACCCCCATCGTGAATGCCCCTGAGGTAGCCATCCTGGGGGTTTCGCGCTCGGACACGAAGCCGGTATGGAACGGAAAAGAATTCGTGCCGCGCCTGATGCTGCCGCTATCGTTGTCTTATGACCACCGGGTGATCGACGGCGCCGCGGGGGCGCGCTTCACTACCCTGCTCGGGCGACTCCTGGGGGACATCCGCACCCTGCTGCTCTGA